In Eubalaena glacialis isolate mEubGla1 chromosome 2, mEubGla1.1.hap2.+ XY, whole genome shotgun sequence, a single genomic region encodes these proteins:
- the TGM7 gene encoding LOW QUALITY PROTEIN: protein-glutamine gamma-glutamyltransferase Z (The sequence of the model RefSeq protein was modified relative to this genomic sequence to represent the inferred CDS: substituted 1 base at 1 genomic stop codon), whose protein sequence is MAALRVAALELRSVDLQNARNNQDHHTQEMGLQRLIMRHGESFTIQLHFNRPFHSGTDYITLVAATRPEPTELLGTRATFLLTQARQGNVWSASDFTIHANSLFVSLFTPANAVIGPYTLKMEISXGPGHSTTHPLGTFILLFNPWSAEDDVYLPSEILLQEYIMMDYGFVYNDHERVITPWPWNYGQFEEDIIDIRFEILNKSLYFLENPSKDYSQWNNVVYVCRVVSAMINSNDDSGVLQGSWREDYSQAVSPLEWTGSVAILRQWAARGRQPVRYGQCWVFAAVMCTVMRCLGVPTRVVSNFHSAHNVDANLTIDTYYDQHAEMLPTQKRDKIWNFHVWNKCWMIQKDLPPGYNGWQVLDPTPQQTSSGSFHCGPASIKAIREGKVHLPYDTPFVYAEVNAGEVVWLLEDGQAQEILAHNISSIGKEISTKMVGSDQSQNITSSYKYPEGAAEERSVFTKASQKMLGPWRASAPFLDLLGSGGFEDQPAQLQLYPTRKPEWGQDLLPKLHARSLADRAQPQGPIRLVVNFCVQTLLHDGGTWEPLWRQIVQLTLDFEEETQWLLMLPYNNYRNKLMDEKLICVSGIAKVEETGRSMLVLKDISLGPPHLSTEVSERAEVGKALRFHISLTNTLSVALSHCTMVLEGSDLINGQITNDLETLVAGHTIQIQLDLYPIKAGPHQLQVLISSNEIKEIKGYKYIFVAAGRAS, encoded by the exons ATGGCGGCACTTCGAG TGGCAGCCTTGGAGCTCAGGTCCGTCGACCTGCAGAACGCCAGGAACAACCAGGATCATCACACGCAGGAGATGGGCCTGCAGCGGCTCATCATGCGCCACGGTGAGTCCTTCACAATCCAGCTGCATTTCAACCGACCCTTCCACTCTGGGACCGACTACATCACCTTGGTGGCTGCGACAC GACCAGAGCCCACAGAGCTGCTGGGAACCCGAGCCACTTTCTTGCTCACCCAGGCCCGACAAGGCAATGTCTGGAGTGCTTCTGACTTCACCATTCATGCCAACTCGCTCTTTGTCTCCCTTTTCACACCGGCCAATGCAGTCATTGGTCCCTACACTCTGAAGATGGAGATCTCTTAGGGCCCTGGTCACAGCACAACCCACCCTCTGGGGACTTTCATCCTGCTTTTTAACCCTTGGAGTGCAG AGGACGACGTCTACCTGCCAAGTGAAATACTGCTGCAGGAGTATATCATGATGGACTATGGCTTTGTTTACAATGATCATGAAAGAGTCATCACCCCCTGGCCCTGGAACTATGGGCAG TTTGAAGAGGACATCATAGATATCCGCTTTGAGATTCTGAACAAGAGCCTGTACTTCTTAGAGAACCCATCCAAAGACTATTCCCAGTGGAACAATGTAGTGTATGTCTGCAGGGTGGTGAGCGCCATG ATCAACAGCAATGACGACAGCGGTGTGCTGCAGGGGAGCTGGAGAGAGGACTACTCCCAGGCGGTCAGCCCACTGGAGTGGACGGGCAGCGTGGCCATCCTGCGACAGTGGGCGGCCAGGGGCAGGCAGCCTGTGAGGTATGGGCAGTGCTGGGTATTTGCAGCTGTTATGTGTACCG tAATGAGATGCTTAGGTGTTCCAACCCGTGTCGTTTCCAATTTCCATTCTGCACACAACGTGGATGCAAACTTGACCATCGACACCTACTATGACCAACATGCAGAGATGCTGCCAACTCAGAAACGAGACAAAATATG GAATTTCCATGTCTGGAACAAGTGCTGGATGATCCAGAAAGATCTCCCTCCAGGATACAACGGGTGGCAGGTTCTGGACCCCACTCCCCAGCAAACCagcagtg GGTCGTTCCACTGTGGCCCTGCCTCCATAAAGGCCATCAGGGAAGGGAAAGTCCACCTGCCCTACGACACCCCATTTGTGTATGCTGAGGTGAACGCTGGTGAAGTTGTTTGGCTGTTGGAGGATGGCCAGGCCCAGGAAATCCTGGCCCATAACATCAGTTCCATCGGGAAGGAAATCAGCACCAAGATGGTAGGGTCAGACCAGAGCCAGAATATCACCAGCTCCTACAAGTACCCAGAAG GAGCCGCTGAGGAGCGATCTGTGTTCACGAAGGCCTCCCAGAAAATGCTGGGCCCTTGGAGGGCCTCTGCACCCTTCCTGGACCTGCTGGGGTCTGGGGGCTTTGAGGATCAGCCAGCACAGCTGCAGCTTTACCCGACCAGGAAGCCTGAGTGGGGCCAGGACCTGCTGCCGAAGCTGCATGCCCGGAGTCTGGCAGATAGAGCCCAACCCCAGGGGCCCATCCGCCTAGTGGTGAATTTCTGTGTGCAGACCCTGCTGCACGACGGTGGCACCTGGGAGCCCCTCTGGAGACAAATAGTGCAGTTGACCCTGGACTTCGAGGAGG AGACACAGTGGCTGCTCATGCTACCCTACAACAATTATAGAAACAAACTGATGGATGAAAAGCTGATCTGTGTGTCTGGCATAGCCAAGGTGGAGGAGACAGGGAGGTCCATGCTGGTCCTAAAAGATATCTCCCTAGGGCCTCCCCACTTATCTACTGAG GTGTCCGAGAGGGCCGAGGTGGGCAAGGCCCTGAGATTCCACATCTCGCTCACCAATACCCTCTCGGTGGCTCTGAGTCACTGCACAATGGTTCTGGAGGGCAGTGACCTCATCAATGGGCAGATAACAAATGA TCTTGAAACTCTGGTGGCCGGACACACCATCCAAATTCAACTGGACCTCTACCCCATCAAAGCCGGACCCCACCAGCTGCAAGTCCTCATCAGCAGCAACGAGATCAAGGAGATCAAGGGCTACAAGTacatcttcgttgctgcaggaaGGGCTTCTTGA